A stretch of the Neptunomonas phycophila genome encodes the following:
- a CDS encoding NAD(P)/FAD-dependent oxidoreductase produces the protein MIRLTNIQLPLDHDESAIRSAVLAFLSINDHELISYHIHRRGYDARKKTNIILIYTLDVETTKNESLLEKFADHQLVKPTPDMSYKFVAQAPKQLEERPIVIGFGPCGLLAGLVLAQMGYKPIILDRGKEVRERTKDTFGFWRKKILNTESNVQFGEGGAGTFSDGKLYSQVKDPNHYSRKVLHEFVEAGAPEEILFVSKPHIGTFRLVSMVEKMRARIIELGGEIRFSARVDDIQIEDGKISGVVLANGEVIKSSHVALAIGHSARDTFEMLHAKDVYIEAKPFSVGFRIEHQQSLIDEARFGPNAGNEILGAADYKLVHHCKGGRSVYSFCMCPGGTVVAATSEENRVVTNGMSQYSRAERNANSAIVVGIDPTDYPGGPLAGIEFQRQLESNAYRLGGENYDAPAQKVGDFLKGVSSEALGTVEPSFKPGIKLTDLSHALPDFCIDAIREAIPAFNRKIKGFALDDALLTGVETRTSAPICIKRGPDFQSISTKGLFPAGEGAGYAGGIMSAAIDGIKVAEAMALSINAQR, from the coding sequence ATGATACGCCTTACAAATATTCAACTACCCTTAGATCACGATGAGTCTGCTATACGCTCTGCGGTGCTTGCGTTTTTATCGATTAATGACCACGAACTCATCAGTTACCACATACACCGGCGTGGTTATGATGCCCGTAAAAAAACAAATATTATTCTTATCTACACATTGGATGTAGAAACGACCAAAAATGAGAGCTTGCTCGAAAAATTTGCAGATCATCAGTTAGTTAAACCCACACCCGACATGAGCTACAAGTTTGTTGCACAAGCACCAAAACAACTGGAAGAGCGTCCTATTGTTATAGGTTTTGGCCCTTGTGGTTTGCTAGCTGGCTTGGTTTTGGCTCAAATGGGTTACAAGCCGATTATTCTCGACCGTGGTAAAGAAGTGCGCGAGCGCACTAAAGATACATTTGGCTTCTGGCGCAAAAAGATACTGAATACTGAATCCAACGTACAATTTGGTGAAGGCGGTGCCGGTACTTTCTCTGACGGTAAGCTATACAGCCAAGTAAAAGATCCCAACCACTATAGCCGTAAAGTACTGCATGAGTTTGTAGAAGCCGGAGCGCCCGAAGAGATCCTGTTTGTGAGTAAACCACACATAGGCACTTTTCGTTTAGTTTCTATGGTAGAGAAAATGCGCGCCCGTATTATCGAACTCGGTGGTGAGATACGCTTTAGTGCACGTGTTGATGATATCCAAATCGAGGACGGAAAAATTTCAGGTGTGGTGTTAGCAAATGGTGAGGTCATTAAATCGAGCCATGTTGCTCTAGCCATTGGCCACAGTGCGCGTGATACCTTCGAAATGCTGCATGCAAAGGACGTATACATCGAAGCGAAGCCGTTTTCGGTTGGCTTCCGTATTGAGCACCAGCAATCACTAATTGACGAAGCCCGTTTTGGACCTAATGCAGGTAATGAGATTTTAGGGGCTGCTGATTATAAGCTAGTACACCATTGTAAAGGTGGTCGTTCAGTTTATAGTTTCTGTATGTGTCCTGGAGGCACGGTAGTGGCGGCCACATCAGAGGAGAACCGTGTAGTCACTAATGGCATGAGTCAGTACTCGCGAGCGGAGCGTAATGCGAACAGCGCCATTGTTGTTGGCATAGACCCAACGGACTACCCGGGCGGCCCTCTGGCGGGTATTGAGTTCCAGCGTCAGTTAGAAAGCAACGCCTATCGGTTAGGTGGTGAAAACTATGATGCCCCAGCCCAAAAAGTAGGGGACTTTCTTAAAGGGGTATCTTCTGAAGCACTTGGTACGGTGGAGCCTTCATTTAAGCCGGGCATTAAATTAACCGACTTGTCTCACGCGTTACCTGATTTTTGTATTGACGCTATACGCGAAGCGATACCCGCATTTAACCGTAAAATAAAAGGCTTTGCACTGGACGATGCGCTGTTAACTGGCGTTGAAACGCGAACGTCAGCGCCTATTTGTATTAAGCGAGGCCCAGACTTCCAGAGCATAAGTACAAAAGGTTTATTTCCGGCAGGAGAGGGCGCCGGTTATGCTGGTGGGATCATGTCGGCGGCAATAGATGGCATTAAAGTAGCAGAAGCAATGGCGTTGAGCATCAATGCGCAGCGATAG
- a CDS encoding DUF1294 domain-containing protein translates to MQIKGKIVSWDDDKGFGFVEPCLGGRKIFLHVKALSNRSLRPKIGQLVTYRESTDARGRPCAADALLAGERVSIKSNRKTHRATQSSGGHFALSVAAIFLVGVAASVIWLGTPIVLLAAYVVLSLISLAIYAGDKAAAERGHWRTAESTLHLFALMGGWPGAYVAQQTMRHKTKKESFQVVFWATVLINVGAFLWLSLSGGAEPLRSLLNSII, encoded by the coding sequence ATGCAAATTAAAGGAAAAATTGTCTCTTGGGATGATGACAAAGGTTTCGGGTTTGTAGAACCTTGTTTGGGCGGCCGTAAAATATTTTTACATGTTAAAGCGCTTAGCAATCGTAGTTTGCGGCCAAAGATAGGGCAGTTGGTTACTTATCGGGAGTCTACTGACGCGCGAGGCCGCCCATGTGCGGCTGATGCGCTCCTAGCGGGTGAACGAGTTTCGATTAAGTCTAATAGAAAAACACATCGTGCTACTCAATCTTCTGGCGGACATTTTGCTCTTTCTGTGGCTGCAATATTTTTAGTGGGGGTTGCCGCTTCGGTTATTTGGTTGGGTACTCCTATTGTGCTTTTAGCGGCCTATGTGGTGTTAAGTTTAATCTCATTGGCGATTTATGCTGGCGATAAAGCTGCCGCTGAAAGAGGACATTGGCGTACAGCAGAAAGTACGCTCCATCTGTTTGCGCTTATGGGGGGCTGGCCGGGAGCTTATGTTGCCCAGCAAACCATGCGGCATAAGACTAAAAAGGAATCATTTCAGGTAGTCTTTTGGGCTACAGTGCTGATTAATGTGGGCGCTTTTTTATGGTTGTCTTTATCGGGCGGTGCTGAACCACTTCGCTCGTTGTTAAATAGTATTATCTAA
- a CDS encoding MFS transporter has product MDTSITHSTPPKAGLVWVVIALALGTFALGTTEFASMTMVPYIAENLGVGVEHVSYAISAYALGVVVGSPIIMVMTVRVRRRKLLLILTAAMAVANGLSALSPSLGWLVFFRFLSGLSHGAYFGTAMLLAASLVPSTMKARVMSQVFLGLTIATIAGVPLATWMGQNIGWRWSFVMVTLLFIMAAIMIYVFAPNPPAKEGASPLKELETLKSREVWYTLGIAAIGGGGLFCVYTYLSETLRQVTHAPAAWIPIMMVIFGLGSTIGNLVSGWAADKSTMKAALFILIFSAIVLAIYPSAAGSLLTLVPVVFLIGCSIGLAAIIQPRLMDIAPEGQAMAGALVQCAFNLANAIGPWAGSLVITAGFSIADTGYAASFLSVCGLVMWWLAMREGKKKAL; this is encoded by the coding sequence TTGGACACATCAATCACTCATTCGACACCACCTAAGGCAGGACTTGTGTGGGTTGTTATTGCGCTTGCTTTGGGTACATTTGCGCTGGGTACGACAGAGTTCGCATCCATGACAATGGTGCCATACATTGCCGAAAACCTAGGGGTTGGTGTTGAGCATGTTAGTTATGCTATCAGTGCTTATGCCTTAGGCGTGGTGGTTGGTTCACCTATTATAATGGTGATGACCGTAAGGGTTAGGCGCCGCAAATTACTTCTTATACTTACAGCCGCTATGGCGGTTGCCAACGGTTTAAGTGCCCTATCACCATCGTTGGGGTGGTTAGTGTTTTTTCGCTTCCTCAGTGGTTTATCTCACGGAGCCTACTTTGGCACAGCTATGCTGCTTGCCGCGTCTCTGGTCCCCTCGACAATGAAAGCACGTGTTATGTCGCAGGTATTTTTAGGGTTGACCATTGCCACTATCGCCGGTGTTCCTTTAGCCACCTGGATGGGACAAAACATTGGCTGGCGTTGGAGTTTCGTTATGGTCACGTTACTTTTTATCATGGCAGCCATCATGATTTATGTCTTTGCGCCTAACCCACCCGCTAAAGAAGGCGCTAGTCCGTTAAAAGAACTAGAAACGCTCAAAAGCCGCGAAGTGTGGTACACCCTAGGTATAGCTGCCATTGGCGGTGGCGGCCTTTTTTGTGTTTATACCTATCTTTCAGAAACACTAAGACAAGTAACCCACGCTCCGGCAGCCTGGATACCTATTATGATGGTCATCTTTGGTTTGGGTTCAACCATCGGTAATTTAGTCAGTGGCTGGGCGGCCGATAAGTCCACAATGAAAGCGGCACTGTTCATACTTATTTTTTCTGCCATTGTACTGGCTATCTACCCCAGCGCAGCGGGCAGCCTACTCACACTAGTGCCGGTCGTTTTTCTGATTGGTTGCAGCATAGGCCTTGCCGCCATTATCCAACCTCGCCTCATGGATATCGCGCCCGAAGGTCAAGCTATGGCGGGTGCACTCGTACAATGTGCTTTTAACTTAGCTAACGCCATTGGCCCTTGGGCGGGTAGCTTAGTGATCACAGCGGGATTCAGTATTGCTGATACAGGCTATGCCGCATCATTTCTCAGTGTATGTGGATTGGTGATGTGGTGGCTGGCGATGCGAGAAGGCAAGAAAAAAGCGCTGTAG
- a CDS encoding hydrolase: MLSQNDTGLIIVDIQGKLAEIVHQSESVIANATGLAKGANCLGLPIVWLEQNPSRLGATTASLSDALGDYQPIPKMTFDGCGADAFNEAIEKAGVKSWLICGIETHICVYQTAMSLLQKGYNVEIVSDCVASRTAQNKDMAITKLLSKGAGVTSLEMCLFEMIGDCRSPAFKDVLRLIK, encoded by the coding sequence ATGCTTTCGCAAAATGATACCGGCTTAATTATTGTTGATATTCAGGGTAAGTTGGCCGAGATTGTTCATCAGAGTGAATCCGTGATTGCCAATGCCACGGGTTTAGCCAAAGGGGCTAATTGTTTAGGCTTGCCTATTGTGTGGTTGGAACAAAACCCCAGCCGGTTAGGCGCTACAACGGCAAGCTTGAGTGATGCTTTAGGTGATTATCAACCTATACCCAAAATGACGTTTGATGGCTGTGGGGCTGATGCATTTAATGAGGCGATTGAAAAAGCCGGTGTTAAAAGCTGGCTAATCTGCGGCATTGAGACACATATCTGTGTATATCAGACGGCGATGAGCTTGCTACAAAAAGGCTACAACGTAGAGATTGTCAGCGATTGCGTGGCGTCGCGAACCGCGCAAAATAAGGACATGGCAATCACGAAGCTACTGTCTAAAGGTGCGGGTGTCACGAGTTTGGAAATGTGTTTGTTTGAGATGATTGGCGATTGTCGTTCACCAGCATTTAAGGACGTGTTACGGCTTATTAAATAA
- a CDS encoding glycosyl transferase produces the protein MSDYKQTGSITTLHRLPGYELEKIEKELRRYSKRNPMTLLLPSLYSELEGPALENIIEELKKADYINQIVIGLDQADEEQFEKAKKFFDRLPQKKMILWNDGPRLRAIADSLEKAGLGPSEPGKGRNVWYCIGYILAANNSKAVALHDCDILTYSRDIPARLFYPIVSPALDYEFCKGYYTRVNSEGRLSGRVTRLFVQPLITSLKKLLGNTDYLEFLDAFRYPLSGEFSLSTDLLSAIRIPSDWGLEIGILSEAYRNMTPRRVCQVDIADNYDHKHQDMGTSDHDGGLSRMTYEIAKAVFRKLGTEGTTMDSSFFRALKAVYLREALDMLEKYDADAHINGLSIDINSETSTIEFFSGSILDAGEKYLHNPMEIPFIPNWNRVFSAFPDLPEQLLEAVELDNA, from the coding sequence ATGTCTGATTACAAACAAACCGGATCCATTACAACGCTTCATCGTCTTCCGGGTTACGAATTAGAAAAGATAGAAAAAGAACTGCGTCGTTATTCCAAACGCAACCCAATGACCTTGTTATTACCCTCGCTGTATTCAGAATTAGAAGGTCCTGCACTAGAAAACATTATCGAAGAACTTAAGAAAGCAGACTACATCAACCAAATTGTGATTGGTCTCGACCAAGCCGATGAAGAACAATTTGAAAAAGCTAAAAAGTTTTTCGACCGTTTACCGCAAAAGAAAATGATTTTATGGAACGACGGCCCTCGCTTGCGTGCCATAGCGGACTCACTTGAAAAAGCAGGGTTAGGCCCATCAGAACCCGGCAAAGGGCGCAATGTATGGTACTGCATTGGTTACATACTAGCGGCCAATAACAGTAAAGCGGTGGCATTACACGATTGCGATATTTTAACCTATTCGCGTGATATCCCCGCTCGGCTCTTCTACCCCATTGTTAGCCCAGCATTAGACTACGAGTTTTGTAAGGGTTACTACACACGTGTTAACAGCGAAGGCAGACTCAGTGGCCGCGTAACTCGCTTATTTGTACAACCACTGATTACCTCCCTGAAAAAACTATTGGGCAACACTGATTATCTCGAATTTCTCGATGCATTCCGATATCCGCTTTCCGGGGAATTCTCGCTCAGTACAGACCTACTCAGTGCCATCCGAATCCCCAGTGATTGGGGCTTGGAGATTGGGATCTTGTCGGAAGCTTACCGCAACATGACCCCACGCCGTGTGTGTCAGGTTGATATTGCCGATAACTATGACCACAAACATCAAGACATGGGCACTTCCGACCACGACGGCGGACTATCGCGCATGACATACGAGATTGCCAAAGCTGTCTTCCGCAAGTTAGGAACAGAAGGCACCACAATGGATAGCTCGTTCTTCCGTGCATTAAAGGCAGTTTACTTGCGTGAAGCCTTAGATATGTTGGAAAAATACGATGCAGACGCCCATATCAATGGATTATCGATTGATATCAATAGTGAAACTAGCACGATTGAGTTTTTCTCAGGCAGCATTTTAGATGCAGGCGAAAAGTACCTGCATAACCCAATGGAGATACCGTTTATTCCTAACTGGAACCGTGTATTTAGCGCTTTCCCTGATCTACCTGAACAACTACTAGAGGCTGTTGAGCTAGATAACGCTTAA
- a CDS encoding DNA-3-methyladenine glycosylase 2: MTVHIELPDNFSVDAFLSFHRRDNAIVSEQITERTLQKAIMLNAKPVVLTFMFGNKTVQVSAKVAGSGPLVNKGALENEPIEHLAIHMLGLRQSSGEFEHKFSDHPQVGELIQRQRGLRVPQTATPFEALSWAIIGQQISVAAAVSIRRRMIISAGQSLTGEALSHAYPDANDLLLLGHDGLRASGFSQNKAATMIRVCEGVVEYDLLPVHVSSQTEMQRVVDKLVAIKGIGPWTVSYALLRGYAWLDGSLHGDVAVRRNLQPFLSLDEPPSAKDTEKWLNQFSPWRALIAAHLWQSQSLSGF; this comes from the coding sequence ATGACAGTACACATTGAGCTACCTGATAATTTTTCTGTTGATGCATTTTTATCTTTTCACCGACGCGATAACGCTATTGTCTCCGAGCAGATCACTGAGCGCACTTTGCAAAAGGCAATCATGCTCAACGCTAAGCCGGTAGTGTTAACTTTTATGTTTGGTAATAAGACGGTACAGGTTAGCGCTAAGGTCGCTGGGAGTGGCCCGCTTGTAAATAAGGGGGCATTGGAGAATGAGCCGATCGAGCATCTAGCTATTCATATGCTAGGACTAAGGCAATCGAGTGGGGAGTTTGAACATAAATTTTCTGATCACCCTCAAGTAGGGGAGCTTATACAACGGCAACGAGGTTTGCGTGTGCCGCAAACGGCAACTCCATTTGAGGCACTGAGTTGGGCCATCATTGGTCAGCAAATTAGTGTTGCCGCTGCTGTTAGTATTCGGCGCCGGATGATTATATCGGCGGGTCAATCGTTAACTGGGGAGGCACTATCGCACGCTTATCCAGATGCCAATGATTTGCTCTTACTAGGGCATGACGGGTTAAGAGCTTCTGGCTTCTCGCAAAACAAAGCGGCCACCATGATACGCGTTTGCGAGGGGGTGGTAGAGTACGATTTGTTACCAGTCCATGTATCATCCCAAACTGAGATGCAACGTGTGGTAGACAAGTTAGTTGCCATTAAGGGGATTGGTCCGTGGACGGTTAGCTATGCGTTACTTCGTGGATATGCATGGCTGGATGGTTCATTACATGGAGATGTTGCGGTAAGACGTAATTTGCAACCGTTCTTGTCGCTAGATGAGCCGCCAAGCGCAAAAGACACCGAAAAGTGGCTCAATCAGTTCTCACCTTGGCGGGCATTAATTGCAGCTCATTTATGGCAAAGCCAATCATTGTCGGGCTTTTGA
- a CDS encoding HAD-IIB family hydrolase gives MMTHALVFTDLDGTLLDHHSYSFAPAKPALAQLNERHIPVILNSSKTIAEIEAIAGELSLDTAIIAENGSIIQQPNHAAPVILGKDYDFICQTLDELKQAHDYLFAGFHDWTDQEISDITGLPLESAARAAKRQASEPLIWKDTKEALERFTTQLNEKGLTLKRGGRFWHVMGDTDKVKAMQYLINEYQTTHQIKPTVIALGDGPNDQEMISAADIGIVILNPDGTPLAISEQSAKAEGRRIIRTKEPGPLGWNTAIMMLLQE, from the coding sequence ATGATGACACATGCACTGGTCTTTACCGATCTCGACGGCACGCTTTTGGATCACCACTCTTATAGTTTTGCGCCTGCAAAACCCGCCTTGGCACAGCTGAACGAAAGGCACATCCCCGTCATTTTAAACTCCAGCAAAACGATTGCCGAAATTGAAGCAATTGCAGGTGAATTGAGCTTAGATACCGCCATAATTGCTGAAAACGGCAGTATTATCCAACAGCCCAACCACGCGGCCCCCGTTATCCTAGGCAAAGATTATGACTTTATTTGCCAAACATTAGACGAGCTAAAGCAAGCACATGACTATTTGTTTGCGGGCTTCCATGATTGGACAGACCAAGAAATATCCGATATCACGGGGTTACCTCTTGAATCCGCAGCACGCGCGGCCAAACGACAAGCGTCAGAACCACTGATTTGGAAAGACACCAAAGAAGCACTCGAACGCTTTACAACCCAACTCAACGAAAAAGGCCTCACCTTAAAACGCGGTGGGCGCTTTTGGCATGTAATGGGCGATACCGATAAGGTTAAAGCCATGCAATACCTTATCAATGAATACCAAACAACACACCAAATAAAGCCAACGGTCATTGCATTGGGTGATGGCCCCAATGATCAAGAAATGATTTCGGCAGCAGATATCGGGATTGTTATTTTAAATCCTGATGGCACGCCTCTTGCTATATCGGAACAGAGCGCAAAAGCGGAAGGTCGTCGAATTATCCGAACAAAAGAACCAGGGCCACTCGGATGGAACACCGCCATTATGATGCTTTTACAAGAATAA
- a CDS encoding MFS transporter, translating to MLGIVVWGLALGQALLITGNILLVSVTALIGQSIAPQGLATVPVALQFLGLMSSTLPAALLMGRLGRKKGFLLGNVVGVIGAGLAFYAVSESLFLLFCLSTFLLGIAIGFGQQYRFAATEHAPSHKAPQAISLIMGAGVIAAVLGPNMAIWFEYLFPDVQYLGAFAVLFVLYVLTTLLIYFLPLKPLSVDERASSPRSYGQLLRQPPLIGAIAAGAIGYGVMVLIMTATPLAMHSGGFKFGDTAIVIQWHVLGMFLPSFLTGKLISRFGSYAIIQLGCVLLLACIVINQLGQSYSIYMVALILLGVGWNFTFIGATTLLTQCYEPADKARVQGVNDLIVFSFSAAASVLAGYWHNLFGWEMLNLMMVPAIVVAMLALIVTQRRPIKEMSALN from the coding sequence ATGTTAGGAATAGTTGTTTGGGGGCTAGCGCTAGGGCAAGCATTATTGATCACGGGGAATATTCTTTTAGTGTCGGTCACTGCTTTAATAGGCCAGAGCATCGCACCGCAGGGGTTGGCAACTGTGCCTGTGGCTCTACAATTTTTGGGTTTAATGAGCAGTACATTACCCGCCGCGTTATTGATGGGGCGTTTAGGTCGTAAAAAAGGCTTTTTACTAGGTAATGTAGTGGGGGTAATCGGAGCTGGTTTAGCGTTTTATGCCGTTAGTGAATCGCTATTTTTGCTGTTTTGCTTATCCACCTTCTTACTAGGGATTGCTATTGGCTTTGGGCAGCAATACCGGTTTGCTGCAACAGAGCATGCTCCTAGCCATAAAGCACCGCAAGCAATCAGTTTGATAATGGGGGCCGGTGTTATTGCTGCTGTTTTAGGGCCTAATATGGCAATTTGGTTTGAGTATTTGTTCCCTGATGTGCAATATTTGGGAGCTTTTGCCGTGTTGTTTGTTTTGTATGTACTAACCACCTTGCTCATTTACTTTTTGCCGCTTAAACCATTGAGTGTCGACGAGCGCGCTAGCTCACCACGCTCATATGGGCAGTTGTTGCGACAGCCGCCACTGATTGGAGCCATAGCCGCTGGGGCTATTGGTTATGGTGTTATGGTGCTTATTATGACGGCAACGCCATTGGCGATGCACTCAGGGGGCTTTAAATTTGGTGATACCGCCATTGTTATCCAATGGCATGTGTTAGGTATGTTTTTACCCTCGTTTTTAACGGGTAAGCTTATTTCCCGATTTGGGTCTTACGCCATTATACAACTCGGCTGTGTGTTGCTTTTGGCCTGTATTGTTATTAATCAGTTGGGGCAAAGTTACTCAATTTATATGGTGGCGTTGATCTTGTTAGGGGTGGGCTGGAACTTCACGTTCATTGGTGCAACCACGTTACTCACCCAGTGTTATGAGCCTGCTGATAAAGCGCGCGTCCAAGGTGTTAATGATCTAATTGTTTTCTCATTTAGCGCTGCAGCGAGTGTCTTAGCGGGTTATTGGCACAATTTGTTTGGTTGGGAAATGCTTAATTTAATGATGGTTCCAGCCATAGTCGTGGCTATGTTGGCATTGATCGTGACACAACGCAGACCAATAAAGGAAATGTCGGCACTTAATTAG
- a CDS encoding sulfite exporter TauE/SafE family protein codes for MFEIVFLFVAGFLGGILNSIAGGGSFITFPALIFMGIPPVSANATNTFASSAGYLSGTFALRQELIEHKAELPKILVLSLIGGLAGAYLLLHTSDATFRQAIPWLLLFATVMFIWGGDVNRWLKHTASHHKHASALGGFLLSLLLIGVSTYGGFFNAGLGIISLSYLALAGYTNINAMNGIKLLVSSAVSIIAVALFIWDGVIAWYAGTLVLLGTLTGGYFAAHLSRRLPQKGVRAFVIVASVATTLYFFYDVYLASQ; via the coding sequence GTGTTTGAAATTGTATTTTTATTTGTTGCAGGCTTTTTAGGCGGCATTCTTAACTCCATTGCCGGTGGAGGTAGTTTTATTACCTTCCCAGCCCTTATTTTTATGGGGATCCCCCCTGTCAGCGCAAACGCCACCAATACTTTTGCGTCATCGGCTGGTTATTTAAGCGGTACGTTTGCTTTGCGCCAAGAGCTGATAGAGCACAAAGCGGAACTTCCTAAAATCTTAGTACTGAGTTTGATTGGCGGACTAGCAGGCGCGTATTTACTGCTGCACACCTCTGATGCAACCTTCAGACAAGCGATACCATGGCTATTATTATTTGCGACAGTGATGTTTATTTGGGGGGGCGATGTAAACCGTTGGCTCAAACATACCGCCTCGCATCATAAACATGCATCCGCATTGGGTGGTTTTTTATTAAGTTTGTTATTAATTGGCGTATCCACATACGGCGGTTTTTTTAATGCCGGTTTAGGCATTATAAGCCTAAGCTATTTAGCCTTAGCGGGTTATACCAACATTAACGCAATGAACGGAATCAAGTTATTGGTTTCATCAGCGGTATCAATCATTGCGGTAGCATTATTTATCTGGGACGGCGTCATCGCTTGGTACGCGGGTACGCTAGTGCTACTGGGGACGCTCACGGGGGGATATTTTGCAGCACATCTATCTCGTCGTTTGCCACAAAAAGGGGTTCGCGCTTTTGTCATTGTGGCGAGTGTCGCTACAACCCTGTATTTCTTCTACGATGTGTACCTAGCCAGCCAGTAA
- a CDS encoding carbon-nitrogen hydrolase family protein: MLEDLHLKIRNLEKSDYPQLKELMDSIYDDIGGAWPEHTIFKLMEDLPEGQICLVDHDQIVGVALSVQVNYLRFSNPHTYDDLISAKETILNNPDGDALYGLDVLIHKDYRGYRLGRRLYEARKELCRQHNLRAILAGGRIPNYYQYADEMTPVEYIEAVDHKRIYDPILTFQLSNDFQVTRLLKQYLPEDEKSQGYATLLEWRNIFFEPEGSVLESRKTLIRIGAIQWQMREVESVEEMLKQVEYFIDALSSYKSDFALFPEFFNAPLMGLSPDQRNQTEAIRFVASFTELFKNEMSQMAVSYNINVITGSLPLVEDDQLYNVSYLCRRDGTIEVQSKIHITPHERRDWVIQGGNEVRVFDTDAGRVGILICYDVEFPELGRILAEQDMDILFVPFWTDTKNGYLRVRHCAQARAIENECYVVICGSCGNLPQVENLDVQYSQAAVFSPSDFSFPHDAVMAETTPNTEMIMFSDLDLDKLKLVRSEGSVNNLKDRRTDLYSLAWKNKTL, from the coding sequence ATGCTTGAAGATCTGCATCTGAAAATCCGCAACCTTGAAAAGTCAGATTACCCTCAACTAAAGGAGTTGATGGATTCTATCTATGACGATATTGGGGGGGCGTGGCCAGAACATACAATCTTTAAGTTGATGGAAGATTTACCTGAGGGGCAAATTTGCTTAGTGGATCACGACCAAATCGTCGGCGTAGCACTCTCTGTGCAAGTAAACTACCTTCGTTTTAGCAACCCGCATACATACGATGATCTTATTAGCGCAAAAGAAACCATTTTGAATAATCCTGATGGCGATGCGTTATACGGGCTAGATGTACTTATTCATAAGGATTATCGGGGGTATCGTTTAGGACGACGTTTGTATGAAGCGCGTAAAGAGCTATGTCGTCAACATAACTTGCGCGCCATTCTGGCGGGTGGGCGCATACCCAATTATTACCAGTATGCAGACGAAATGACGCCAGTTGAATATATCGAAGCGGTTGACCACAAGCGAATTTATGATCCTATTCTAACTTTTCAGTTATCAAATGACTTTCAGGTAACACGGTTATTGAAACAATACCTACCTGAAGATGAAAAATCTCAGGGGTATGCAACGCTATTAGAGTGGCGGAATATCTTCTTTGAGCCAGAAGGCAGTGTTCTTGAATCCCGTAAAACGCTTATACGTATTGGTGCTATTCAATGGCAAATGCGAGAAGTGGAGTCTGTTGAAGAAATGCTCAAACAGGTTGAGTATTTTATTGATGCGCTTTCAAGTTATAAAAGCGACTTTGCTTTGTTTCCCGAGTTTTTCAATGCACCATTAATGGGCTTGAGCCCAGATCAGCGCAACCAAACAGAAGCCATTCGTTTTGTGGCTAGTTTTACTGAGTTATTTAAAAACGAAATGTCTCAAATGGCTGTGAGCTATAACATTAATGTGATTACAGGGTCGTTGCCGTTAGTAGAAGATGATCAACTGTATAACGTGAGTTACTTGTGCCGTCGAGATGGCACCATTGAGGTGCAAAGTAAGATTCATATTACACCGCATGAACGTCGTGACTGGGTTATTCAGGGCGGTAATGAAGTTAGGGTATTTGATACTGATGCGGGCCGAGTGGGAATATTGATTTGCTATGATGTCGAATTCCCTGAACTGGGCCGTATCTTGGCTGAGCAAGATATGGACATATTGTTTGTACCGTTTTGGACAGACACAAAAAATGGGTATTTACGCGTGCGCCATTGTGCTCAAGCGCGCGCAATTGAAAACGAGTGCTATGTGGTTATTTGTGGTAGCTGCGGAAACCTCCCTCAAGTTGAAAATTTGGATGTTCAGTACTCGCAAGCGGCGGTGTTCTCCCCATCGGATTTCTCCTTCCCGCATGATGCTGTCATGGCGGAAACAACACCCAACACGGAAATGATCATGTTTAGCGACCTCGATTTGGATAAGCTAAAACTGGTACGCAGTGAAGGGTCAGTTAATAATTTGAAAGATCGCCGGACAGACCTTTACAGCCTCGCTTGGAAGAACAAAACGCTGTAA